Proteins encoded within one genomic window of Augochlora pura isolate Apur16 chromosome 11, APUR_v2.2.1, whole genome shotgun sequence:
- the LOC144476977 gene encoding putative helicase mov-10-B.1 isoform X3, translated as MAKNTKRDNKATVFPGSTNVTFDFRHCTSYGVLKLLPIINFIPPLALKVALKNYQSECCENSQLSKDYIKLINSLPKRKEIEPENYMVLFKMFLYLETSAYMKQISHHHLKKHVLTPKFDDFVLNVPTLEQDNPFIIIGDFVKLTTEKDHHYAKIIDIEGRNITISIRNKKIKEKFLNKAIDIKFCPSNWPIKCCHYVLHILYKNNLINSLYPKRNTSYGNSIRAHSDFDWVNKNIKNNPEQKQAVINIVHKTAHPAPYILFGPPGTGKTMTLVESICQIRKRHISKNILVCASSNAAADEITKRLLEFLPCKDIFRIYAPSRNWEDIDKNIQPTTNFVHDVCVFLPKDIFILKKIVIATLITCTRLASLNLKISSLNKNKEGALNGQIILAGDPYQLGPTVSCKKIEHLLGKSMLERLMEIELYKKNDEGQYNPRYITKLVRNFRSPEPILYVPNGLFYENDLLCCRKSNEKLSIPDITLFNHGFPILFIEIYGTENRTENGSIYNEQEIAVVSYFASLFMSAKFDKRAIKEDDIGIITPFKQQKMMIRKKLNQKNLRNITVGTVETFQGQEKDIIIISTARSKVFRHDGTEHIGFLSNPKRFNVAVTRAKHFMIVIGNPKVLCKDICWKTLWNYCGTNNARICFI; from the exons ATGGCAAAAAATACCAAGAGGGATAATAAAGCAACAGTGTTTCCAGGAAGCAC TAATGTTACATTTGACTTCAGGCATTGCACTAGTTATGGAGTATTAAAACTATTACCCATAATAAACTTCATTCCACCTCTTGCATTAAAAGTGGccttgaaaaattatcaatcGGAATGTTGTGAAAATAGTCAGTTGTCAAAAGATTACATAAAACTTATTAATAGTTTACCAAAGAGGAAAGAGATAGAACCTGAGAATTACATGGTATTATTTAAgatgtttttatatttggaAACATCTGCATACATGAAACAAATATCACAccatcatttaaaaaaacacgTGTTGACACCAAAATTTGATGATTTTGTTCTCAATGTGCCCACCCTAGAGCAAGATAAtccatttataattattggtGATTTTGTCAAACTGACAACAGAAAAAGATCACcattatgcaaaaattatagatatagAAGGAAGGAACATAACTATATCTATACGCAATAA GaagattaaagaaaaatttctgaataagGCAATTGACATAAAATTTTGCCCATCTAACTGGCCAATTAAATGTTGTCATTATGTTTTGcacattttgtataaaaataatttaattaattcactgTACCCTAAAAGAAATACAAGCTATGGTAATTCAATAAGAGC acataGTGACTTTGATTGggtgaataaaaatataaaaaacaatcCAGAACAGAAACAAgctgttattaatatagtacatAAAACAGCACATCCTGCaccatatatattatttggaCCACCTGGTACTGGAAAAACAATGACCTTAGTTGAATCTATTTGCCAG atAAGAAAAAGACATATATCCAAGAATATTTTGGTGTGTGCATCTTCTAACGCAGCAGCAGATGAAATTACAAAGCgattattagaatttcttccATGTAAAGACATATTTCGAATATATGCACCATCCAGAAATTG GGAGGACATTGACAAAAACATTCAACCTACTACAAATTTTGTTCATGATGTATGTGTCTTCTTGccaaaagacatttttattttaaaaaagatagtTATTGCAACACTAATAACATGTACAAG ATTAGCATcacttaatttaaaaa TAAGTTCACTTAATAAGAATAAGGAAGGTGCACTGAATGGACAAATCATTCTTGCTGGTGATCCTTATCAGTTAGGTCCTACAGTTTCGTGCAAAAAGATTGAACACTTACTAG GGAAATCAATGTTAGAAAGACTAATGGaaatagaattgtataaaaaaaatgatgaaGGCCAGTACAATCCTCgttacataacaaaattagtACGCAATTTTCGTAGTCCAGAACCTATTTTATACGTACCTAATGGTTTATTTTACGAGAATGATTTACTGTGCTGTAGAAAGTCAAATGAGAAATTGTCAATTCCGGATATTACATTATTCAATCATGGTTTtcccattttatttattgaaatttatggtACAGAAAATAGAACTGAAAATGGAAG TATTTACAATGAACAAGAAATTGCAGTAGTTTCTTACTTTGCATCACTATTTATGTCTGCCAAGTTTGATAAACGTGCAATTAAGGAGGATGATATTGGAATTATAACACCCtttaaacaacaaaaaatGATGATTCGAAAGAAACTAAATCAGAAGAATCTACGAAACATAACTGTTGGAACAGTAGAAACATTTCAAGGACaagaaaaagatattataattataagcaCTGCACGTTCCAAAGTGTTTCGACATGATGGTACAGAGCATATCGGATTTTTGTCTAACCCAAag cGGTTTAATGTAGCTGTAACTAGAGCTAAACATTTTATGATAGTAATAGGAAACCCCAAAGTTCTCTGTAAAGATATATGTTGGAAAACTCTTTGGAATTATTGTGGTACGAACAATGCACGGATTTGTTTTATCTAA
- the LOC144476977 gene encoding putative helicase mov-10-B.1 isoform X1, with protein MAKNTKRDNKATVFPGSTNVTFDFRHCTSYGVLKLLPIINFIPPLALKVALKNYQSECCENSQLSKDYIKLINSLPKRKEIEPENYMVLFKMFLYLETSAYMKQISHHHLKKHVLTPKFDDFVLNVPTLEQDNPFIIIGDFVKLTTEKDHHYAKIIDIEGRNITISIRNKKIKEKFLNKAIDIKFCPSNWPIKCCHYVLHILYKNNLINSLYPKRNTSYGNSIRAHSDFDWVNKNIKNNPEQKQAVINIVHKTAHPAPYILFGPPGTGKTMTLVESICQIRKRHISKNILVCASSNAAADEITKRLLEFLPCKDIFRIYAPSRNWEDIDKNIQPTTNFVHDVCVFLPKDIFILKKIVIATLITCTRLASLNLKSNHFSYVFIDEASQAIELMTLIPITLVSSLNKNKEGALNGQIILAGDPYQLGPTVSCKKIEHLLGKSMLERLMEIELYKKNDEGQYNPRYITKLVRNFRSPEPILYVPNGLFYENDLLCCRKSNEKLSIPDITLFNHGFPILFIEIYGTENRTENGSIYNEQEIAVVSYFASLFMSAKFDKRAIKEDDIGIITPFKQQKMMIRKKLNQKNLRNITVGTVETFQGQEKDIIIISTARSKVFRHDGTEHIGFLSNPKRFNVAVTRAKHFMIVIGNPKVLCKDICWKTLWNYCGTNNARICFI; from the exons ATGGCAAAAAATACCAAGAGGGATAATAAAGCAACAGTGTTTCCAGGAAGCAC TAATGTTACATTTGACTTCAGGCATTGCACTAGTTATGGAGTATTAAAACTATTACCCATAATAAACTTCATTCCACCTCTTGCATTAAAAGTGGccttgaaaaattatcaatcGGAATGTTGTGAAAATAGTCAGTTGTCAAAAGATTACATAAAACTTATTAATAGTTTACCAAAGAGGAAAGAGATAGAACCTGAGAATTACATGGTATTATTTAAgatgtttttatatttggaAACATCTGCATACATGAAACAAATATCACAccatcatttaaaaaaacacgTGTTGACACCAAAATTTGATGATTTTGTTCTCAATGTGCCCACCCTAGAGCAAGATAAtccatttataattattggtGATTTTGTCAAACTGACAACAGAAAAAGATCACcattatgcaaaaattatagatatagAAGGAAGGAACATAACTATATCTATACGCAATAA GaagattaaagaaaaatttctgaataagGCAATTGACATAAAATTTTGCCCATCTAACTGGCCAATTAAATGTTGTCATTATGTTTTGcacattttgtataaaaataatttaattaattcactgTACCCTAAAAGAAATACAAGCTATGGTAATTCAATAAGAGC acataGTGACTTTGATTGggtgaataaaaatataaaaaacaatcCAGAACAGAAACAAgctgttattaatatagtacatAAAACAGCACATCCTGCaccatatatattatttggaCCACCTGGTACTGGAAAAACAATGACCTTAGTTGAATCTATTTGCCAG atAAGAAAAAGACATATATCCAAGAATATTTTGGTGTGTGCATCTTCTAACGCAGCAGCAGATGAAATTACAAAGCgattattagaatttcttccATGTAAAGACATATTTCGAATATATGCACCATCCAGAAATTG GGAGGACATTGACAAAAACATTCAACCTACTACAAATTTTGTTCATGATGTATGTGTCTTCTTGccaaaagacatttttattttaaaaaagatagtTATTGCAACACTAATAACATGTACAAG ATTAGCATcacttaatttaaaaagtaatcaCTTCTCATATGTATTTATTGATGAAGCAAGTCAAGCTATAGAATTAATGACTCTGATTCCTATTACTTTAGTAAGTTCACTTAATAAGAATAAGGAAGGTGCACTGAATGGACAAATCATTCTTGCTGGTGATCCTTATCAGTTAGGTCCTACAGTTTCGTGCAAAAAGATTGAACACTTACTAG GGAAATCAATGTTAGAAAGACTAATGGaaatagaattgtataaaaaaaatgatgaaGGCCAGTACAATCCTCgttacataacaaaattagtACGCAATTTTCGTAGTCCAGAACCTATTTTATACGTACCTAATGGTTTATTTTACGAGAATGATTTACTGTGCTGTAGAAAGTCAAATGAGAAATTGTCAATTCCGGATATTACATTATTCAATCATGGTTTtcccattttatttattgaaatttatggtACAGAAAATAGAACTGAAAATGGAAG TATTTACAATGAACAAGAAATTGCAGTAGTTTCTTACTTTGCATCACTATTTATGTCTGCCAAGTTTGATAAACGTGCAATTAAGGAGGATGATATTGGAATTATAACACCCtttaaacaacaaaaaatGATGATTCGAAAGAAACTAAATCAGAAGAATCTACGAAACATAACTGTTGGAACAGTAGAAACATTTCAAGGACaagaaaaagatattataattataagcaCTGCACGTTCCAAAGTGTTTCGACATGATGGTACAGAGCATATCGGATTTTTGTCTAACCCAAag cGGTTTAATGTAGCTGTAACTAGAGCTAAACATTTTATGATAGTAATAGGAAACCCCAAAGTTCTCTGTAAAGATATATGTTGGAAAACTCTTTGGAATTATTGTGGTACGAACAATGCACGGATTTGTTTTATCTAA
- the LOC144476977 gene encoding putative helicase mov-10-B.1 isoform X2 yields the protein MAKNTKRDNKATVFPGSTHCTSYGVLKLLPIINFIPPLALKVALKNYQSECCENSQLSKDYIKLINSLPKRKEIEPENYMVLFKMFLYLETSAYMKQISHHHLKKHVLTPKFDDFVLNVPTLEQDNPFIIIGDFVKLTTEKDHHYAKIIDIEGRNITISIRNKKIKEKFLNKAIDIKFCPSNWPIKCCHYVLHILYKNNLINSLYPKRNTSYGNSIRAHSDFDWVNKNIKNNPEQKQAVINIVHKTAHPAPYILFGPPGTGKTMTLVESICQIRKRHISKNILVCASSNAAADEITKRLLEFLPCKDIFRIYAPSRNWEDIDKNIQPTTNFVHDVCVFLPKDIFILKKIVIATLITCTRLASLNLKSNHFSYVFIDEASQAIELMTLIPITLVSSLNKNKEGALNGQIILAGDPYQLGPTVSCKKIEHLLGKSMLERLMEIELYKKNDEGQYNPRYITKLVRNFRSPEPILYVPNGLFYENDLLCCRKSNEKLSIPDITLFNHGFPILFIEIYGTENRTENGSIYNEQEIAVVSYFASLFMSAKFDKRAIKEDDIGIITPFKQQKMMIRKKLNQKNLRNITVGTVETFQGQEKDIIIISTARSKVFRHDGTEHIGFLSNPKRFNVAVTRAKHFMIVIGNPKVLCKDICWKTLWNYCGTNNARICFI from the exons ATGGCAAAAAATACCAAGAGGGATAATAAAGCAACAGTGTTTCCAGGAAGCAC GCATTGCACTAGTTATGGAGTATTAAAACTATTACCCATAATAAACTTCATTCCACCTCTTGCATTAAAAGTGGccttgaaaaattatcaatcGGAATGTTGTGAAAATAGTCAGTTGTCAAAAGATTACATAAAACTTATTAATAGTTTACCAAAGAGGAAAGAGATAGAACCTGAGAATTACATGGTATTATTTAAgatgtttttatatttggaAACATCTGCATACATGAAACAAATATCACAccatcatttaaaaaaacacgTGTTGACACCAAAATTTGATGATTTTGTTCTCAATGTGCCCACCCTAGAGCAAGATAAtccatttataattattggtGATTTTGTCAAACTGACAACAGAAAAAGATCACcattatgcaaaaattatagatatagAAGGAAGGAACATAACTATATCTATACGCAATAA GaagattaaagaaaaatttctgaataagGCAATTGACATAAAATTTTGCCCATCTAACTGGCCAATTAAATGTTGTCATTATGTTTTGcacattttgtataaaaataatttaattaattcactgTACCCTAAAAGAAATACAAGCTATGGTAATTCAATAAGAGC acataGTGACTTTGATTGggtgaataaaaatataaaaaacaatcCAGAACAGAAACAAgctgttattaatatagtacatAAAACAGCACATCCTGCaccatatatattatttggaCCACCTGGTACTGGAAAAACAATGACCTTAGTTGAATCTATTTGCCAG atAAGAAAAAGACATATATCCAAGAATATTTTGGTGTGTGCATCTTCTAACGCAGCAGCAGATGAAATTACAAAGCgattattagaatttcttccATGTAAAGACATATTTCGAATATATGCACCATCCAGAAATTG GGAGGACATTGACAAAAACATTCAACCTACTACAAATTTTGTTCATGATGTATGTGTCTTCTTGccaaaagacatttttattttaaaaaagatagtTATTGCAACACTAATAACATGTACAAG ATTAGCATcacttaatttaaaaagtaatcaCTTCTCATATGTATTTATTGATGAAGCAAGTCAAGCTATAGAATTAATGACTCTGATTCCTATTACTTTAGTAAGTTCACTTAATAAGAATAAGGAAGGTGCACTGAATGGACAAATCATTCTTGCTGGTGATCCTTATCAGTTAGGTCCTACAGTTTCGTGCAAAAAGATTGAACACTTACTAG GGAAATCAATGTTAGAAAGACTAATGGaaatagaattgtataaaaaaaatgatgaaGGCCAGTACAATCCTCgttacataacaaaattagtACGCAATTTTCGTAGTCCAGAACCTATTTTATACGTACCTAATGGTTTATTTTACGAGAATGATTTACTGTGCTGTAGAAAGTCAAATGAGAAATTGTCAATTCCGGATATTACATTATTCAATCATGGTTTtcccattttatttattgaaatttatggtACAGAAAATAGAACTGAAAATGGAAG TATTTACAATGAACAAGAAATTGCAGTAGTTTCTTACTTTGCATCACTATTTATGTCTGCCAAGTTTGATAAACGTGCAATTAAGGAGGATGATATTGGAATTATAACACCCtttaaacaacaaaaaatGATGATTCGAAAGAAACTAAATCAGAAGAATCTACGAAACATAACTGTTGGAACAGTAGAAACATTTCAAGGACaagaaaaagatattataattataagcaCTGCACGTTCCAAAGTGTTTCGACATGATGGTACAGAGCATATCGGATTTTTGTCTAACCCAAag cGGTTTAATGTAGCTGTAACTAGAGCTAAACATTTTATGATAGTAATAGGAAACCCCAAAGTTCTCTGTAAAGATATATGTTGGAAAACTCTTTGGAATTATTGTGGTACGAACAATGCACGGATTTGTTTTATCTAA
- the LOC144476977 gene encoding putative helicase mov-10-B.1 isoform X4 codes for MAKNTKRDNKATVFPGSTNVTFDFRHCTSYGVLKLLPIINFIPPLALKVALKNYQSECCENSQLSKDYIKLINSLPKRKEIEPENYMVLFKMFLYLETSAYMKQISHHHLKKHVLTPKFDDFVLNVPTLEQDNPFIIIGDFVKLTTEKDHHYAKIIDIEGRNITISIRNKKIKEKFLNKAIDIKFCPSNWPIKCCHYVLHILYKNNLINSLYPKRNTSYGNSIRAHSDFDWVNKNIKNNPEQKQAVINIVHKTAHPAPYILFGPPGTGKTMTLVESICQIRKRHISKNILVCASSNAAADEITKRLLEFLPCKDIFRIYAPSRNWEDIDKNIQPTTNFVHDVCVFLPKDIFILKKIVIATLITCTRLASLNLKSNHFSYVFIDEASQAIELMTLIPITLVSSLNKNKEGALNGQIILAGDPYQLGPTVSCKKIEHLLGKSMLERLMEIELYKKNDEGQYNPRYITKLVRNFRSPEPILYVPNGLFYENDLLCCRKSNEKLSIPDITLFNHGFPILFIEIYGTENRTENGSLINVQLRRMILEL; via the exons ATGGCAAAAAATACCAAGAGGGATAATAAAGCAACAGTGTTTCCAGGAAGCAC TAATGTTACATTTGACTTCAGGCATTGCACTAGTTATGGAGTATTAAAACTATTACCCATAATAAACTTCATTCCACCTCTTGCATTAAAAGTGGccttgaaaaattatcaatcGGAATGTTGTGAAAATAGTCAGTTGTCAAAAGATTACATAAAACTTATTAATAGTTTACCAAAGAGGAAAGAGATAGAACCTGAGAATTACATGGTATTATTTAAgatgtttttatatttggaAACATCTGCATACATGAAACAAATATCACAccatcatttaaaaaaacacgTGTTGACACCAAAATTTGATGATTTTGTTCTCAATGTGCCCACCCTAGAGCAAGATAAtccatttataattattggtGATTTTGTCAAACTGACAACAGAAAAAGATCACcattatgcaaaaattatagatatagAAGGAAGGAACATAACTATATCTATACGCAATAA GaagattaaagaaaaatttctgaataagGCAATTGACATAAAATTTTGCCCATCTAACTGGCCAATTAAATGTTGTCATTATGTTTTGcacattttgtataaaaataatttaattaattcactgTACCCTAAAAGAAATACAAGCTATGGTAATTCAATAAGAGC acataGTGACTTTGATTGggtgaataaaaatataaaaaacaatcCAGAACAGAAACAAgctgttattaatatagtacatAAAACAGCACATCCTGCaccatatatattatttggaCCACCTGGTACTGGAAAAACAATGACCTTAGTTGAATCTATTTGCCAG atAAGAAAAAGACATATATCCAAGAATATTTTGGTGTGTGCATCTTCTAACGCAGCAGCAGATGAAATTACAAAGCgattattagaatttcttccATGTAAAGACATATTTCGAATATATGCACCATCCAGAAATTG GGAGGACATTGACAAAAACATTCAACCTACTACAAATTTTGTTCATGATGTATGTGTCTTCTTGccaaaagacatttttattttaaaaaagatagtTATTGCAACACTAATAACATGTACAAG ATTAGCATcacttaatttaaaaagtaatcaCTTCTCATATGTATTTATTGATGAAGCAAGTCAAGCTATAGAATTAATGACTCTGATTCCTATTACTTTAGTAAGTTCACTTAATAAGAATAAGGAAGGTGCACTGAATGGACAAATCATTCTTGCTGGTGATCCTTATCAGTTAGGTCCTACAGTTTCGTGCAAAAAGATTGAACACTTACTAG GGAAATCAATGTTAGAAAGACTAATGGaaatagaattgtataaaaaaaatgatgaaGGCCAGTACAATCCTCgttacataacaaaattagtACGCAATTTTCGTAGTCCAGAACCTATTTTATACGTACCTAATGGTTTATTTTACGAGAATGATTTACTGTGCTGTAGAAAGTCAAATGAGAAATTGTCAATTCCGGATATTACATTATTCAATCATGGTTTtcccattttatttattgaaatttatggtACAGAAAATAGAACTGAAAATGGAAG TTTGATAAACGTGCAATTAAGGAGGATGATATTGGAATTATAA